From the Ctenopharyngodon idella isolate HZGC_01 chromosome 3, HZGC01, whole genome shotgun sequence genome, one window contains:
- the kat7a gene encoding histone acetyltransferase KAT7a isoform X6, translating into MPRRKRNAGSSSEGTEDSDFSAEHTDSSESDTHTVRNTRLTRSSLRLSRNSQDSSPVGNPSAPVSEEVVNYSTRRVTRSQQQGVTVSPKKYPLRQSRSSGSDTEQHGEISERGHLTGKHERHFSISGCPLYHNLSADECKVKASSRDKHVDERTLSQRQDENRHSARQQAQTERQLRYKEKVTEMRRKRNSVSQKDKYTEHRASHGSSREPLLENITSDYDLELFRKAQARASDDLEKLRLEGQVTEGGNMIKAIVFGRYELDTWYHSPYPEEYARLGRLYMCEFCLKYMKSQTILRRHMAKCVWKHPPGDEIYRKGAISVFEVDGKKNKIYCQNLCLLAKLFLDHKTLYYDVEPFLFYVMTEADNTGCHLVGYFSKEKNSFLNYNVSCILTMPQYMRQGYGKMLIDFSYLLSKVEEKVGSPERPLSDLGLISYRSYWKEVLLRYLHNFQGKEISIKEISQETAVNPVDIVSTLQSLQMLKYWKGKHLILKRQDLIDDWKTKEAKRGSSKTIDPTALKWSPPKGT; encoded by the exons ATGCCGCGGCGGAAG AGAAATGCGGGCAGTAGCTCTGAAGGTACAGAGGATTCAGATTTTTCTGCTGAGCACACAGACAGCTCAGAGAGTGACACCCACACCGTTAGAAACACCCGCCTCACTCGATCCTCTCTGAGACTCAGCCGTAACTCACAAG ATTCCAGTCCTGTGGGGAACCCTTCTGCCCCGGTTTCAGAGGAGGTGGTGAACTATTCCACCCGTCGTGTGACTCGTAGTCAACAGCAGGGGGTGACAGTCTCGCCCAAGAAATACCCCTTGCGGCAGAGTCGCTCTTCTGGCTCAGACACGGAGCAGCATGGGGAAATCTCAGAGAGGG GACATTTGACAGGGAAACATGAAAGGCACTTTTCAATATCTGGATGTCCACTGTACCATAACCTTTCAGCAGATGAGTGTAAG GTGAAGGCAAGCTCTCGAGACAAACATGTGGATGAGAGGACGCTATCACAGCGGCAGGATGAGAACCGCCATTCCGCTCGGCAACAG GCCCAGACAGAGAGACAGCTGCGGTATAAGGAAAAGGTGACAGAGATGAGGAGGAAGAGAAACTCTGTTTCGCAAAAAGACAAGTACACG GAGCACAGAGCGTCCCATGGCAGCAGTCGTGAGCCTCTACTGGAGAACATCACAAGTGACTATGACCTGGAGCTGTTTAGAAAAGCCCAGGCACGTGCTTCGGATGATCTT GAAAAACTCCGGCTCGAGGGACAGGTCACAGAGGGCGGCAACATGATAAAGGCCATTGTGTTTGGCCGCTACGAGTTGGACACCTGGTACCACTCGCCATACCCCGAAGAGTACGCCCGCCTTGGCCGTCTCTACATGTGCGAGTTCTGCCTAAAATACATGAAGAGTCAGACTATTCTGCGACGTCACATG GCCAAATGTGTGTGGAAACATCCACCAGGTGATGAGATTTACAGAAAAGGGGCTATATCTGTTTTTGAAGTGGATGGAAAAAAGAACAAG ATTTATTGCCAAAACCTGTGCCTGCTTGCCAAACTCttcctggaccacaaaacaCTGTACTACGATGTGGAGCCGTTCCTCTTCTATGTGATGACTGAAGCTGACAATACCGGCTGCCATCTTGTAGGATACTTCTCCAAG GAAAAGAATTCATTCCTGAACTACAATGTCTCCTGCATCCTGACCATGCCACAGTATATGAGGCAGGGTTATGGCAAGATGCTGATTGATTTCA GTTATCTGCTGTCCAAAGTAGAGGAGAAGGTTGGCTCTCCTGAGCGGCCTCTGTCTGATCTCGGCCTCATCAGTTACAGGAGCTACTGGAAAGAAGTGCTCCTGCGCTACCTGCACAACTTCCAGGGCAAAGAAATCTCCATTAAAG AAATCAGTCAAGAAACAGCTGTCAATCCTGTAGACATTGTCAGCACTTTACAGTCACTCCAGATGCTGAAGTACTGGAAAGGGAAGCACCTGATCTTAAAAAGACAG GATCTGATCGATGATTGGAAAACCAAAGAGGCAAAACGTGGAAGCAGCAAGACTATTGACCCTACGGCCTTGAAGTGGAGCCCACCCAAAGGAACATAA
- the kat7a gene encoding histone acetyltransferase KAT7a isoform X3 — MPRRKRNAGSSSEGTEDSDFSAEHTDSSESDTHTVRNTRLTRSSLRLSRNSQDSSPVGNPSAPVSEEVVNYSTRRVTRSQQQGVTVSPKKYPLRQSRSSGSDTEQHGEISERDIKQSADHDESPPRTPTGNAPSSESDIDMSSPNVSHDESLAKELSLKESGLAHRPKRRRFHESYNFNMKCPTPGCNSLGNWIPGHLTGKHERHFSISGCPLYHNLSADECKVKASSRDKHVDERTLSQRQDENRHSARQQAQTERQLRYKEKVTEMRRKRNSVSQKDKYTEHRASHGSSREPLLENITSDYDLELFRKAQEKLRLEGQVTEGGNMIKAIVFGRYELDTWYHSPYPEEYARLGRLYMCEFCLKYMKSQTILRRHMAKCVWKHPPGDEIYRKGAISVFEVDGKKNKIYCQNLCLLAKLFLDHKTLYYDVEPFLFYVMTEADNTGCHLVGYFSKEKNSFLNYNVSCILTMPQYMRQGYGKMLIDFSYLLSKVEEKVGSPERPLSDLGLISYRSYWKEVLLRYLHNFQGKEISIKEISQETAVNPVDIVSTLQSLQMLKYWKGKHLILKRQDLIDDWKTKEAKRGSSKTIDPTALKWSPPKGT; from the exons ATGCCGCGGCGGAAG AGAAATGCGGGCAGTAGCTCTGAAGGTACAGAGGATTCAGATTTTTCTGCTGAGCACACAGACAGCTCAGAGAGTGACACCCACACCGTTAGAAACACCCGCCTCACTCGATCCTCTCTGAGACTCAGCCGTAACTCACAAG ATTCCAGTCCTGTGGGGAACCCTTCTGCCCCGGTTTCAGAGGAGGTGGTGAACTATTCCACCCGTCGTGTGACTCGTAGTCAACAGCAGGGGGTGACAGTCTCGCCCAAGAAATACCCCTTGCGGCAGAGTCGCTCTTCTGGCTCAGACACGGAGCAGCATGGGGAAATCTCAGAGAGGG ACATTAAACAAAGCGCAGACCATGACGAGTCCCCACCCAGGACGCCCACAGGCAACGCTCCTTCCTCTGAGTCTGACATTGACATGTCCAGCCCAAATGTGTCTCATGATGAGAGCCTGGCAAAGGAACTGTCACTGAAAGAATCCGGCCTTGCTCACCGGCCCAAAAGACGGCgctttcatgagagctacaacTTTAACATGAAGTGCCCCACACCTGGTTGTAATTCACTTGGTAATTGGATTCCAG GACATTTGACAGGGAAACATGAAAGGCACTTTTCAATATCTGGATGTCCACTGTACCATAACCTTTCAGCAGATGAGTGTAAG GTGAAGGCAAGCTCTCGAGACAAACATGTGGATGAGAGGACGCTATCACAGCGGCAGGATGAGAACCGCCATTCCGCTCGGCAACAG GCCCAGACAGAGAGACAGCTGCGGTATAAGGAAAAGGTGACAGAGATGAGGAGGAAGAGAAACTCTGTTTCGCAAAAAGACAAGTACACG GAGCACAGAGCGTCCCATGGCAGCAGTCGTGAGCCTCTACTGGAGAACATCACAAGTGACTATGACCTGGAGCTGTTTAGAAAAGCCCAG GAAAAACTCCGGCTCGAGGGACAGGTCACAGAGGGCGGCAACATGATAAAGGCCATTGTGTTTGGCCGCTACGAGTTGGACACCTGGTACCACTCGCCATACCCCGAAGAGTACGCCCGCCTTGGCCGTCTCTACATGTGCGAGTTCTGCCTAAAATACATGAAGAGTCAGACTATTCTGCGACGTCACATG GCCAAATGTGTGTGGAAACATCCACCAGGTGATGAGATTTACAGAAAAGGGGCTATATCTGTTTTTGAAGTGGATGGAAAAAAGAACAAG ATTTATTGCCAAAACCTGTGCCTGCTTGCCAAACTCttcctggaccacaaaacaCTGTACTACGATGTGGAGCCGTTCCTCTTCTATGTGATGACTGAAGCTGACAATACCGGCTGCCATCTTGTAGGATACTTCTCCAAG GAAAAGAATTCATTCCTGAACTACAATGTCTCCTGCATCCTGACCATGCCACAGTATATGAGGCAGGGTTATGGCAAGATGCTGATTGATTTCA GTTATCTGCTGTCCAAAGTAGAGGAGAAGGTTGGCTCTCCTGAGCGGCCTCTGTCTGATCTCGGCCTCATCAGTTACAGGAGCTACTGGAAAGAAGTGCTCCTGCGCTACCTGCACAACTTCCAGGGCAAAGAAATCTCCATTAAAG AAATCAGTCAAGAAACAGCTGTCAATCCTGTAGACATTGTCAGCACTTTACAGTCACTCCAGATGCTGAAGTACTGGAAAGGGAAGCACCTGATCTTAAAAAGACAG GATCTGATCGATGATTGGAAAACCAAAGAGGCAAAACGTGGAAGCAGCAAGACTATTGACCCTACGGCCTTGAAGTGGAGCCCACCCAAAGGAACATAA
- the kat7a gene encoding histone acetyltransferase KAT7a isoform X7 → MSSPNVSHDESLAKELSLKESGLAHRPKRRRFHESYNFNMKCPTPGCNSLGNWIPGHLTGKHERHFSISGCPLYHNLSADECKVKASSRDKHVDERTLSQRQDENRHSARQQAQTERQLRYKEKVTEMRRKRNSVSQKDKYTEHRASHGSSREPLLENITSDYDLELFRKAQARASDDLEKLRLEGQVTEGGNMIKAIVFGRYELDTWYHSPYPEEYARLGRLYMCEFCLKYMKSQTILRRHMAKCVWKHPPGDEIYRKGAISVFEVDGKKNKIYCQNLCLLAKLFLDHKTLYYDVEPFLFYVMTEADNTGCHLVGYFSKEKNSFLNYNVSCILTMPQYMRQGYGKMLIDFSYLLSKVEEKVGSPERPLSDLGLISYRSYWKEVLLRYLHNFQGKEISIKEISQETAVNPVDIVSTLQSLQMLKYWKGKHLILKRQDLIDDWKTKEAKRGSSKTIDPTALKWSPPKGT, encoded by the exons ATGTCCAGCCCAAATGTGTCTCATGATGAGAGCCTGGCAAAGGAACTGTCACTGAAAGAATCCGGCCTTGCTCACCGGCCCAAAAGACGGCgctttcatgagagctacaacTTTAACATGAAGTGCCCCACACCTGGTTGTAATTCACTTGGTAATTGGATTCCAG GACATTTGACAGGGAAACATGAAAGGCACTTTTCAATATCTGGATGTCCACTGTACCATAACCTTTCAGCAGATGAGTGTAAG GTGAAGGCAAGCTCTCGAGACAAACATGTGGATGAGAGGACGCTATCACAGCGGCAGGATGAGAACCGCCATTCCGCTCGGCAACAG GCCCAGACAGAGAGACAGCTGCGGTATAAGGAAAAGGTGACAGAGATGAGGAGGAAGAGAAACTCTGTTTCGCAAAAAGACAAGTACACG GAGCACAGAGCGTCCCATGGCAGCAGTCGTGAGCCTCTACTGGAGAACATCACAAGTGACTATGACCTGGAGCTGTTTAGAAAAGCCCAGGCACGTGCTTCGGATGATCTT GAAAAACTCCGGCTCGAGGGACAGGTCACAGAGGGCGGCAACATGATAAAGGCCATTGTGTTTGGCCGCTACGAGTTGGACACCTGGTACCACTCGCCATACCCCGAAGAGTACGCCCGCCTTGGCCGTCTCTACATGTGCGAGTTCTGCCTAAAATACATGAAGAGTCAGACTATTCTGCGACGTCACATG GCCAAATGTGTGTGGAAACATCCACCAGGTGATGAGATTTACAGAAAAGGGGCTATATCTGTTTTTGAAGTGGATGGAAAAAAGAACAAG ATTTATTGCCAAAACCTGTGCCTGCTTGCCAAACTCttcctggaccacaaaacaCTGTACTACGATGTGGAGCCGTTCCTCTTCTATGTGATGACTGAAGCTGACAATACCGGCTGCCATCTTGTAGGATACTTCTCCAAG GAAAAGAATTCATTCCTGAACTACAATGTCTCCTGCATCCTGACCATGCCACAGTATATGAGGCAGGGTTATGGCAAGATGCTGATTGATTTCA GTTATCTGCTGTCCAAAGTAGAGGAGAAGGTTGGCTCTCCTGAGCGGCCTCTGTCTGATCTCGGCCTCATCAGTTACAGGAGCTACTGGAAAGAAGTGCTCCTGCGCTACCTGCACAACTTCCAGGGCAAAGAAATCTCCATTAAAG AAATCAGTCAAGAAACAGCTGTCAATCCTGTAGACATTGTCAGCACTTTACAGTCACTCCAGATGCTGAAGTACTGGAAAGGGAAGCACCTGATCTTAAAAAGACAG GATCTGATCGATGATTGGAAAACCAAAGAGGCAAAACGTGGAAGCAGCAAGACTATTGACCCTACGGCCTTGAAGTGGAGCCCACCCAAAGGAACATAA
- the kat7a gene encoding histone acetyltransferase KAT7a isoform X5, translated as MPRRKRNAGSSSEGTEDSDFSAEHTDSSESDTHTVRNTRLTRSSLRLSRNSQDIKQSADHDESPPRTPTGNAPSSESDIDMSSPNVSHDESLAKELSLKESGLAHRPKRRRFHESYNFNMKCPTPGCNSLGHLTGKHERHFSISGCPLYHNLSADECKVKASSRDKHVDERTLSQRQDENRHSARQQAQTERQLRYKEKVTEMRRKRNSVSQKDKYTEHRASHGSSREPLLENITSDYDLELFRKAQARASDDLEKLRLEGQVTEGGNMIKAIVFGRYELDTWYHSPYPEEYARLGRLYMCEFCLKYMKSQTILRRHMAKCVWKHPPGDEIYRKGAISVFEVDGKKNKIYCQNLCLLAKLFLDHKTLYYDVEPFLFYVMTEADNTGCHLVGYFSKEKNSFLNYNVSCILTMPQYMRQGYGKMLIDFSYLLSKVEEKVGSPERPLSDLGLISYRSYWKEVLLRYLHNFQGKEISIKEISQETAVNPVDIVSTLQSLQMLKYWKGKHLILKRQDLIDDWKTKEAKRGSSKTIDPTALKWSPPKGT; from the exons ATGCCGCGGCGGAAG AGAAATGCGGGCAGTAGCTCTGAAGGTACAGAGGATTCAGATTTTTCTGCTGAGCACACAGACAGCTCAGAGAGTGACACCCACACCGTTAGAAACACCCGCCTCACTCGATCCTCTCTGAGACTCAGCCGTAACTCACAAG ACATTAAACAAAGCGCAGACCATGACGAGTCCCCACCCAGGACGCCCACAGGCAACGCTCCTTCCTCTGAGTCTGACATTGACATGTCCAGCCCAAATGTGTCTCATGATGAGAGCCTGGCAAAGGAACTGTCACTGAAAGAATCCGGCCTTGCTCACCGGCCCAAAAGACGGCgctttcatgagagctacaacTTTAACATGAAGTGCCCCACACCTGGTTGTAATTCACTTG GACATTTGACAGGGAAACATGAAAGGCACTTTTCAATATCTGGATGTCCACTGTACCATAACCTTTCAGCAGATGAGTGTAAG GTGAAGGCAAGCTCTCGAGACAAACATGTGGATGAGAGGACGCTATCACAGCGGCAGGATGAGAACCGCCATTCCGCTCGGCAACAG GCCCAGACAGAGAGACAGCTGCGGTATAAGGAAAAGGTGACAGAGATGAGGAGGAAGAGAAACTCTGTTTCGCAAAAAGACAAGTACACG GAGCACAGAGCGTCCCATGGCAGCAGTCGTGAGCCTCTACTGGAGAACATCACAAGTGACTATGACCTGGAGCTGTTTAGAAAAGCCCAGGCACGTGCTTCGGATGATCTT GAAAAACTCCGGCTCGAGGGACAGGTCACAGAGGGCGGCAACATGATAAAGGCCATTGTGTTTGGCCGCTACGAGTTGGACACCTGGTACCACTCGCCATACCCCGAAGAGTACGCCCGCCTTGGCCGTCTCTACATGTGCGAGTTCTGCCTAAAATACATGAAGAGTCAGACTATTCTGCGACGTCACATG GCCAAATGTGTGTGGAAACATCCACCAGGTGATGAGATTTACAGAAAAGGGGCTATATCTGTTTTTGAAGTGGATGGAAAAAAGAACAAG ATTTATTGCCAAAACCTGTGCCTGCTTGCCAAACTCttcctggaccacaaaacaCTGTACTACGATGTGGAGCCGTTCCTCTTCTATGTGATGACTGAAGCTGACAATACCGGCTGCCATCTTGTAGGATACTTCTCCAAG GAAAAGAATTCATTCCTGAACTACAATGTCTCCTGCATCCTGACCATGCCACAGTATATGAGGCAGGGTTATGGCAAGATGCTGATTGATTTCA GTTATCTGCTGTCCAAAGTAGAGGAGAAGGTTGGCTCTCCTGAGCGGCCTCTGTCTGATCTCGGCCTCATCAGTTACAGGAGCTACTGGAAAGAAGTGCTCCTGCGCTACCTGCACAACTTCCAGGGCAAAGAAATCTCCATTAAAG AAATCAGTCAAGAAACAGCTGTCAATCCTGTAGACATTGTCAGCACTTTACAGTCACTCCAGATGCTGAAGTACTGGAAAGGGAAGCACCTGATCTTAAAAAGACAG GATCTGATCGATGATTGGAAAACCAAAGAGGCAAAACGTGGAAGCAGCAAGACTATTGACCCTACGGCCTTGAAGTGGAGCCCACCCAAAGGAACATAA
- the kat7a gene encoding histone acetyltransferase KAT7a isoform X4, with product MPRRKRNAGSSSEGTEDSDFSAEHTDSSESDTHTVRNTRLTRSSLRLSRNSQDIKQSADHDESPPRTPTGNAPSSESDIDMSSPNVSHDESLAKELSLKESGLAHRPKRRRFHESYNFNMKCPTPGCNSLGNWIPGHLTGKHERHFSISGCPLYHNLSADECKVKASSRDKHVDERTLSQRQDENRHSARQQAQTERQLRYKEKVTEMRRKRNSVSQKDKYTEHRASHGSSREPLLENITSDYDLELFRKAQARASDDLEKLRLEGQVTEGGNMIKAIVFGRYELDTWYHSPYPEEYARLGRLYMCEFCLKYMKSQTILRRHMAKCVWKHPPGDEIYRKGAISVFEVDGKKNKIYCQNLCLLAKLFLDHKTLYYDVEPFLFYVMTEADNTGCHLVGYFSKEKNSFLNYNVSCILTMPQYMRQGYGKMLIDFSYLLSKVEEKVGSPERPLSDLGLISYRSYWKEVLLRYLHNFQGKEISIKEISQETAVNPVDIVSTLQSLQMLKYWKGKHLILKRQDLIDDWKTKEAKRGSSKTIDPTALKWSPPKGT from the exons ATGCCGCGGCGGAAG AGAAATGCGGGCAGTAGCTCTGAAGGTACAGAGGATTCAGATTTTTCTGCTGAGCACACAGACAGCTCAGAGAGTGACACCCACACCGTTAGAAACACCCGCCTCACTCGATCCTCTCTGAGACTCAGCCGTAACTCACAAG ACATTAAACAAAGCGCAGACCATGACGAGTCCCCACCCAGGACGCCCACAGGCAACGCTCCTTCCTCTGAGTCTGACATTGACATGTCCAGCCCAAATGTGTCTCATGATGAGAGCCTGGCAAAGGAACTGTCACTGAAAGAATCCGGCCTTGCTCACCGGCCCAAAAGACGGCgctttcatgagagctacaacTTTAACATGAAGTGCCCCACACCTGGTTGTAATTCACTTGGTAATTGGATTCCAG GACATTTGACAGGGAAACATGAAAGGCACTTTTCAATATCTGGATGTCCACTGTACCATAACCTTTCAGCAGATGAGTGTAAG GTGAAGGCAAGCTCTCGAGACAAACATGTGGATGAGAGGACGCTATCACAGCGGCAGGATGAGAACCGCCATTCCGCTCGGCAACAG GCCCAGACAGAGAGACAGCTGCGGTATAAGGAAAAGGTGACAGAGATGAGGAGGAAGAGAAACTCTGTTTCGCAAAAAGACAAGTACACG GAGCACAGAGCGTCCCATGGCAGCAGTCGTGAGCCTCTACTGGAGAACATCACAAGTGACTATGACCTGGAGCTGTTTAGAAAAGCCCAGGCACGTGCTTCGGATGATCTT GAAAAACTCCGGCTCGAGGGACAGGTCACAGAGGGCGGCAACATGATAAAGGCCATTGTGTTTGGCCGCTACGAGTTGGACACCTGGTACCACTCGCCATACCCCGAAGAGTACGCCCGCCTTGGCCGTCTCTACATGTGCGAGTTCTGCCTAAAATACATGAAGAGTCAGACTATTCTGCGACGTCACATG GCCAAATGTGTGTGGAAACATCCACCAGGTGATGAGATTTACAGAAAAGGGGCTATATCTGTTTTTGAAGTGGATGGAAAAAAGAACAAG ATTTATTGCCAAAACCTGTGCCTGCTTGCCAAACTCttcctggaccacaaaacaCTGTACTACGATGTGGAGCCGTTCCTCTTCTATGTGATGACTGAAGCTGACAATACCGGCTGCCATCTTGTAGGATACTTCTCCAAG GAAAAGAATTCATTCCTGAACTACAATGTCTCCTGCATCCTGACCATGCCACAGTATATGAGGCAGGGTTATGGCAAGATGCTGATTGATTTCA GTTATCTGCTGTCCAAAGTAGAGGAGAAGGTTGGCTCTCCTGAGCGGCCTCTGTCTGATCTCGGCCTCATCAGTTACAGGAGCTACTGGAAAGAAGTGCTCCTGCGCTACCTGCACAACTTCCAGGGCAAAGAAATCTCCATTAAAG AAATCAGTCAAGAAACAGCTGTCAATCCTGTAGACATTGTCAGCACTTTACAGTCACTCCAGATGCTGAAGTACTGGAAAGGGAAGCACCTGATCTTAAAAAGACAG GATCTGATCGATGATTGGAAAACCAAAGAGGCAAAACGTGGAAGCAGCAAGACTATTGACCCTACGGCCTTGAAGTGGAGCCCACCCAAAGGAACATAA
- the kat7a gene encoding histone acetyltransferase KAT7a isoform X2 gives MPRRKRNAGSSSEGTEDSDFSAEHTDSSESDTHTVRNTRLTRSSLRLSRNSQDSSPVGNPSAPVSEEVVNYSTRRVTRSQQQGVTVSPKKYPLRQSRSSGSDTEQHGEISERDIKQSADHDESPPRTPTGNAPSSESDIDMSSPNVSHDESLAKELSLKESGLAHRPKRRRFHESYNFNMKCPTPGCNSLGHLTGKHERHFSISGCPLYHNLSADECKVKASSRDKHVDERTLSQRQDENRHSARQQAQTERQLRYKEKVTEMRRKRNSVSQKDKYTEHRASHGSSREPLLENITSDYDLELFRKAQARASDDLEKLRLEGQVTEGGNMIKAIVFGRYELDTWYHSPYPEEYARLGRLYMCEFCLKYMKSQTILRRHMAKCVWKHPPGDEIYRKGAISVFEVDGKKNKIYCQNLCLLAKLFLDHKTLYYDVEPFLFYVMTEADNTGCHLVGYFSKEKNSFLNYNVSCILTMPQYMRQGYGKMLIDFSYLLSKVEEKVGSPERPLSDLGLISYRSYWKEVLLRYLHNFQGKEISIKEISQETAVNPVDIVSTLQSLQMLKYWKGKHLILKRQDLIDDWKTKEAKRGSSKTIDPTALKWSPPKGT, from the exons ATGCCGCGGCGGAAG AGAAATGCGGGCAGTAGCTCTGAAGGTACAGAGGATTCAGATTTTTCTGCTGAGCACACAGACAGCTCAGAGAGTGACACCCACACCGTTAGAAACACCCGCCTCACTCGATCCTCTCTGAGACTCAGCCGTAACTCACAAG ATTCCAGTCCTGTGGGGAACCCTTCTGCCCCGGTTTCAGAGGAGGTGGTGAACTATTCCACCCGTCGTGTGACTCGTAGTCAACAGCAGGGGGTGACAGTCTCGCCCAAGAAATACCCCTTGCGGCAGAGTCGCTCTTCTGGCTCAGACACGGAGCAGCATGGGGAAATCTCAGAGAGGG ACATTAAACAAAGCGCAGACCATGACGAGTCCCCACCCAGGACGCCCACAGGCAACGCTCCTTCCTCTGAGTCTGACATTGACATGTCCAGCCCAAATGTGTCTCATGATGAGAGCCTGGCAAAGGAACTGTCACTGAAAGAATCCGGCCTTGCTCACCGGCCCAAAAGACGGCgctttcatgagagctacaacTTTAACATGAAGTGCCCCACACCTGGTTGTAATTCACTTG GACATTTGACAGGGAAACATGAAAGGCACTTTTCAATATCTGGATGTCCACTGTACCATAACCTTTCAGCAGATGAGTGTAAG GTGAAGGCAAGCTCTCGAGACAAACATGTGGATGAGAGGACGCTATCACAGCGGCAGGATGAGAACCGCCATTCCGCTCGGCAACAG GCCCAGACAGAGAGACAGCTGCGGTATAAGGAAAAGGTGACAGAGATGAGGAGGAAGAGAAACTCTGTTTCGCAAAAAGACAAGTACACG GAGCACAGAGCGTCCCATGGCAGCAGTCGTGAGCCTCTACTGGAGAACATCACAAGTGACTATGACCTGGAGCTGTTTAGAAAAGCCCAGGCACGTGCTTCGGATGATCTT GAAAAACTCCGGCTCGAGGGACAGGTCACAGAGGGCGGCAACATGATAAAGGCCATTGTGTTTGGCCGCTACGAGTTGGACACCTGGTACCACTCGCCATACCCCGAAGAGTACGCCCGCCTTGGCCGTCTCTACATGTGCGAGTTCTGCCTAAAATACATGAAGAGTCAGACTATTCTGCGACGTCACATG GCCAAATGTGTGTGGAAACATCCACCAGGTGATGAGATTTACAGAAAAGGGGCTATATCTGTTTTTGAAGTGGATGGAAAAAAGAACAAG ATTTATTGCCAAAACCTGTGCCTGCTTGCCAAACTCttcctggaccacaaaacaCTGTACTACGATGTGGAGCCGTTCCTCTTCTATGTGATGACTGAAGCTGACAATACCGGCTGCCATCTTGTAGGATACTTCTCCAAG GAAAAGAATTCATTCCTGAACTACAATGTCTCCTGCATCCTGACCATGCCACAGTATATGAGGCAGGGTTATGGCAAGATGCTGATTGATTTCA GTTATCTGCTGTCCAAAGTAGAGGAGAAGGTTGGCTCTCCTGAGCGGCCTCTGTCTGATCTCGGCCTCATCAGTTACAGGAGCTACTGGAAAGAAGTGCTCCTGCGCTACCTGCACAACTTCCAGGGCAAAGAAATCTCCATTAAAG AAATCAGTCAAGAAACAGCTGTCAATCCTGTAGACATTGTCAGCACTTTACAGTCACTCCAGATGCTGAAGTACTGGAAAGGGAAGCACCTGATCTTAAAAAGACAG GATCTGATCGATGATTGGAAAACCAAAGAGGCAAAACGTGGAAGCAGCAAGACTATTGACCCTACGGCCTTGAAGTGGAGCCCACCCAAAGGAACATAA